The Anopheles merus strain MAF chromosome 2L, AmerM5.1, whole genome shotgun sequence genome has a segment encoding these proteins:
- the LOC121591511 gene encoding protein disabled isoform X1, translated as MRNSTRSSDRGLLRHRNEPGRFFGDGVSFKAKLIGILEVGEARGDRMCQEALQDLKMAIRAAGEHKQRITIHVTIDGLRLRDEKTGDSLYHHPVHKISFIAQDMTDSRAFGYIFGSPDSGHRFFGIKTDKAASQVVLAMRDLFQVVFELKKKEIELARQHIQSKITAHEHQAVSASLVAKSGGSTLDSSGGGTGGSSSSYGKNHSSETALGALAAGGSSMGAGSSGTMKMVAGKSEKSPESVADLVDLEQELSCIQRGITQMERITPSEGPGKSVLDDDPFGDSFANIPPSYNLLPPPESSKRHQKQTHRSTENLPTMESSPVVSSTPPPMPAPPIPTQPSAGAAAGSGATTLTGSSSSQPAGSNNTSNSNNPPASQGAAGGSTLTSSNSVQNDDWLNSPPNTSRFDPEPARYSDEPKNPEDTGKTPQPSAAAQPSSYTDVFTDLDPLGTGKIKPYIDKKFFFQELKNPPKKVLKDLSGKESTFNANFASEDGLQTVGGSATLNASNISTLASGSGDLFKASFDEAQSSLKNANSSTEAGSSVGDGGGQASGGTGMPLIESLVGGGSSAPADPFMEDDDFSKLQLDPFEVHFSRNASPRNAGGQQEGGRPSDSEEPSNNKPPTEAKDGTVYNGPLQVNLPPESWASYISQKRLERQSSEASAAAQTGQTGGPNAHRNRPAASSVFKQNTVDVISSLSSSSKKMKPNLFGQKFSKRDSNSINMRRLQESDSLSETEMAPEPPPRPDSGSHIEPPPLPPKKQFADIVIRPSPRSSSSSSSHANAGGAGSGSLSGHGPRERYDYVGSKYDSSRSPSGGDRAGSDAPPLPLPSRKVGRTAGETVGPGRPQKKCTDEDDYLAPIGKIDIPTLLPPPQRKDASKTTRTTRKQSETDPRNLDEPTPPPSSKSPTGSGAGHFAKELDQHHHQQQSVAASSFLPDITLSQLLTLGIDELAAKLNVPVSKLSTMTLVELTTYLSEFIENSKYPTAPAPAPPPSAAPSWATSSSISQDNTAGRDGSVSESPVFKVNFDDSNDAMFVAKFDDNFGEDERPARGADRTSTFVANFDHLNLQPTGGSGSHPSSAPVVDKYAVFREIIEQEIGPDGAGSVDAAPEQDQEQRTGPNDRADSLDLQKEVASEMNRLSPAFMGGETANVGSSPHPMHSFGGSSASPLTTGPPLTKIDTKITEVISQAKDRYAALRDIILVEDLFEKPAAPMARMESSSFEDRELDDDAKFEANFDDMEPAVVQQQQQENTSPEINISDADMNEDEMQQQRQPETGQDGGVAYRGAVTPREDLEIDELMQKAVSNLSLHSNDQLSPAPTGSASAQLGQGLKGSPLLQHSATSPYRPTNMSTSTTLLNDMIGPKAKSPTTGSTMVQYETLSLGPSGRSGGGGLSDMSTSPIPPLGPKSSSSSGTGMAKSPILKPSPMSRRSDDGGRGKPKPAPRGQSSSDKRSSGSMSDGDGESSPEVDNNEEGKLSRMTPTNANESWAVFDQPEPPLHHPSKRQDMRHDTVRGDSGRRSGDKNGPDSPCSSDPKDEWTKADLRDYNRRWPSKGHTSSSSRDVSPWDEEGPDYRKRSSMHPSGGGGDPSMRHHHPTSGERYHHPRMPPRRINSNDEDYDEELVKERGQQRRRMKSGVGSRSRDNFEDEHWYHDHHAGPTWSSPTEDEDVRGPPGERGERGSRSFDRNAYERSTYGPPYEKREPKSLPPAYDRREYGKGYDKRKYYREREPSRGGSGGRYDYDPYGGDGGYGGRRGADYDEGVVYERPSRDSRAAREYFYERERKSFDRESNESYDSRERQRSFGSGDIYGSLDSRAEYRERDRYLSLDKSRSLRRGMRNAGSARLDQELDQDSEGDLIGGMMGGSGRSGGGLRDAGGNSLHRSSQNIGRGGGGGSKQQQQQMMMMLDDDVWGVTKGGGGVGSAATMPWKRPSSATEQQEQRRYNEAGGRGGRGMGPVVGGTSLAGSDGEKDRRFRKKSRSRADRKEMEMRTNYATMRYPVRSKEDYFDFDAPEGGRVGAGVDDDDDEDDEDEVPAGKLTLLDDPLDEGPAYYGPGRRVPPGGPLPPGVGGAYYGKSSTPRQEGRSLNDALIAQEAKKMARYEYEEEALRRMKKSNSRDLYFEGGSGGGGGGGSGYGSVTPPKSAAQKQHSVAPAGRTPLDFEFEEYADPAGPSAGGDGFESDFNSPPTGGTGGGGPGGAGGRSDVPKSYRFSSDFSNEKERTHYAHDQPPPGGYQRPQQHYKAHASSGAGYADTGDYPQQAPASSSATPPPGHHHQHHREQTAAVGSGSKLRFNENVTVSKFDAEATTMFEDDFAGRSDAEQDPDDGQQQQQQQQGWSAARITTSPGPAAAPATSNNGSNKKILKTSSQAGHHQQQHQQQHQQQQLFNQDNIRKSDSINIFAKKVDDPFEDDDFFASSGGGGRGDPFGGSGAGNGADAANHGGGATATATGAGAGGWDKNFANFDDNI; from the exons ATGAGAAACAGTACGCGTTCCTCCGACCGTGGGCTCCTGCGAC ATCGAAACGAACCCGGGCGTTTCTTCGGCGATGGTGTTAGCTTCAAGGCCAAGCTCATCGGCATCCTAGAGGTCGGTGAGGCTCGAGGTGACCGGATGTGCCAGGAGGCACTGCAG GACCTCAAAATGGCAATACGGGCCGCAGGAGAGCACAAGCAACGCATCACGATACACGTCACGATCGATGGCTTACGGTTGAGAGATGAAAAAACTGGC GATTCTCTCTATCACCATCCCGTGCACAAAATATCGTTCATCGCCCAGGACATGACGGACTCGCGTGCATTTGGCTATATTTTTGGTTCCCCCGACAGTGGCCACCGGTTTTTCGGCATCAAAACCGACAAAGCGGCCAGCCAGGTGGTGCTGGCGATGCGCGACCTGTTTCAGGTCGTGTTCGAGCTGAAGAAGAAAGAGATTGAGCTGGCCCGGCAGCACATTCAGAGCAAAATTACGGCCCACGAACATCAGGCCGTATCGGCATCGCTGGTGGCGAAAAGTGGCGGCAGCACGCTGGACAGTAGTGGCGGAGGAACGGGTGGCAGCAGTTCGAGCTATGGAAAGAATCACTCGAGCGAGACGGCGCTCGGTGCGCTGGCGGCCGGTGGATCATCGATGGGCGCTGGGTCAAGCGGTACCATGAAGATGGTGGCAGGGAAGAGTGAAAAATCGCCCGAATCCGTCGCCGACCTGGTAGATCTCGAGCAGGAGCTGAGCTGCATACAGCGTGGCATCACGCAGATGGAGCGCATTACGCCGAGCGAGGGCCCGGGGAAAAGTGTACTCGATGACGATCCGTTTGGTGATTCGTTTGCCAACATTCCGCCG TCATACAATTTGCTGCCACCACCGGAGTCAAGCAAACGGCACCAGAAGCAAACGCATCGCTCGACGGAAAATCTACCCACGATGGAGTCGAGCCCGGTTGTGTCCTCAACGCCACCACCCATGCCAGCGCCACCAATTCCTACCCAACCgagtgctggtgctgctgctggtagcgGTGCAACGACTCTAACTGGATCGTCAAGCTCACAACCGGctggcagcaacaacaccagcaacagcaacaatccGCCAGCGTCTCAGGGGGCTGCCGGTGGCAGTACGCTTACCAGCAGCAACTCGGTGCAGAACGATGATTGGTTAAATTCGCCGCCAAACACGTCACGCTTCGATCCGGAACCGGCACGCTATTCCGACGAACCAAAGAACCCGGAAGACACAGGCAAG ACTCCTCAGCCGTCTGCCGCTGCACAGCCATCGTCCTACACGGACGTGTTTACCGACCTGGACCCGCTGGGCACGGGCAAAATCAAGCCATACATCGACAAGAAGTTCTTCTTCCAGGAGCTGAAGAATCCGCCGAAGAAAGTGTTGAAAGATCTGTCCGGCAAGGAGAGCACCTTCAATGCGAACTTTGCGTCGGAGGACGGGCTGCAAACCGTCGGCGGGTCGGCAACGTTGAACGCAAGCAATATCTCCACCCTTGCTAGTGGTAGTGGCGATCTGTTTAAGGCCAGCTTTGATGAGGCACAATCGTCGCTGAAGAAtgccaacagcagcaccgaAGCGGGCTCGAGTGTGGGCGATGGCGGAGGGCAGGCAAGTGGTGGTACGGGCATGCCGCTCATAGAATCGCTGGTCGGTGGTGGATCCAGCGCGCCGGCCGATCCGTTCATGGAAGATGACGATTTCTCCAAGCTGCAGCTCGATCCGTTCGAGGTCCACTTTTCCCGCAATGCGTCACCGCGCAATGCGGGCGGGCAGCAGGAAGGTGGACGGCCGTCCGATTCCGAGGAACCATCGAACAACAAACCCCCGACCGAAGCGAAAGACGGAACAGTGTACAACGGGCCGCTGCAGGTGAATCTGCCGCCCGAATCGTGGGCCAGCTACATCAGCCAGAAACGCCTCGAGCGCCAATCGTCCGAAGCCAGCGCTGCTGCCCAAACGGGGCAAACGGGCGGCCCGAACGCGCACCGCAACCGGCCGGCGGCGAGCAGCGTGTTCAAGCAGAACACCGTCGATGTGATCTCTAGTCTTAGCTCCAGCTCGAAAAAGATGAAACCGAACCTGTTCGGGCAGAAGTTTTCCAAGCGCGACTCGAACAGCATAAACATGCGCCGGCTGCAGGAGAGCGATTCGCTGAGCGAGACGGAAATGGCACCGGAGCCACCGCCCCGGCCCGATTCGGGCTCGCACATCGAACCACCGCCGTTGCCTCCGAAGAAGCAGTTCGCCGACATCGTCATCCGGCCGTCGCCGcgatcgtcgtcatcgtcctcGTCCCATGCGAACGCTGGTGGGGCCGGTTCGGGCAGTCTGTCCGGGCATGGACCCCGGGAGCGGTACGATTACGTTGGCAGCAAGTATGATAGCAGCCGGTCACCTTCGGGTGGCGATCGGGCGGGATCGGATGCACCTCCACTTCCGCTACCGTCGCGCAAGGTGGGTCGCACCGCGGGCGAAACGGTTGGCCCGGGGCGTCCGCAGAAAAAGTGCACCGACGAGGACGATTATCTGGCACCGATCGGGAAGATCGATATACCAACgctgctgccaccgccgcAGAGGAAGGATGCGTCGAAAACGACGCGCACCACGCGCAAGCAGTCCGAGACGGATCCGCGCAATCTGGACGAACCGACGCCACCGCCGTCCTCGAAATCGCCCACCGGCAGCGGAGCGGGACACTTTGCCAAGGAGCTCGatcagcaccatcatcagcagcagtccGTTGCGGCCTCGTCCTTCCTGCCCGACATTACGCTCAGTCAATTACTAACGCTCGGCATCGACGAGCTGGCGGCCAAGCTGAACGTGCCCGTGTCCAAGCTGAGTACGATGACGCTCGTCGAGCTGACCACCTACCTGTCGGAGTTCATCGAGAACAGCAAGTATCCGACGGCGCCGGCACCGGCCCCGCCACCTTCGGCCGCCCCATCGTGGGccacgagcagcagcatcagccaggacaatacggccgggcggGACGGCAGTGTGAGCGAGTCGCCCGTGTTTAAGGTGAACTTTGACGACAGCAACGATGCGATGTTTGTGGCCAAGTTTGACGACAACTTTGGGGAGGATGAAAGGCCGGCACGGGGCGCCGATCGCACCAGTACGTTTGTCGCCAACTTCGACCATCTCAATCTGCAGCCGACTGGGGGTAGTGGATCGCACCCGTCCTCGGCACCGGTTGTCGATAAGTATGCCGTGTTCCGGGAGATTATTGAGCAGGAAATTGGACCGGATGGAGCGGGGTCAGTCGATGCTGCGCCCGAGCAAGACCAGGAACAACGAACCGGACCGAACGATCGTGCCGATTCGCTCGATCTGCAGAAGGAAGTGGCGTCGGAAATGAACCGCCTGTCGCCCGCCTTCATGGGTGGTGAGACAGCGAACGTGGGCAGCTCCCCGCATCCCATGCACAGCTTCGGTGGGTCTTCCGCCAGTCCGCTCACAACCGGACCGCCGCTCACGAAGATCGACACCAAAATCACGGAAGTCATCTCGCAGGCAAAGGATCGATATGCGGCTCTGCGCGACATCATACTGGTGGAGGATCTGTTCGAGAAGCCGGCGGCACCGATGGCGCGCATGGAGTCGTCCTCATTCGAGGACCGCGAGCTGGACGACGATGCCAAATTTGAGGCCAACTTTGACGACATGGAACCGGcggtggtgcagcagcagcagcaggagaacACCTCGCCGGAGATTAACATTTCAGACGCGGACATGAATGAGGACgaaatgcagcagcagcgccagccgGAAACGGGACAGGATGGAGGTGTGGCGTACCGCGGTGCCGTTACACCACGCGAGGATTTGGAAATTGACGAGTTGATGCAGAAAGCGGTCTCCAATCTGTCGCTGCACAGCAACGATCAGCTATCGCCCGCACCGACCGGTTCAGCCAGCGCTCAGCTGGGCCAAGGGTTGAAGGGAAGTCCACTGCTGCAGCATAGCGCCACCTCGCCGTACCGACCGACCAACATGTCCACCTCGACGACGCTGCTGAACGATATGATTGGCCCGAAAGCGAAATCGCCAACCACTGGCAGTACGATGGTCCAGTACGAAACACTTTCCCTGGGACCGTCGGGCcgtagcggtggtggtggtttgagCGATATGAGCACTTCGCCCATACCGCCATTGGGGCCGAAGTCGTCTTCTTCCTCCGGTACCGGGATGGCCAAGAGTCCGATCCTAAAGCCTTCGCCAATGTCTCGCAGAAGCGATGATGGAGGTAGGGGCAAACCGAAACCGGCCCCGCGGGGCCAATCGTCGAGCGATAAGCGCTCGTCCGGTTCGATGAGCGACGGTGACGGTGAATCTTCCCCAGAGGTAGATAACAATGAAG AGGGAAAACTGTCCCGCATGACCCCTACCAATGCCAACGAATCGTGGGCCGTGTTCGATCAACCAGAACCGCCGCTCCACCATCCTTCCAAAAGGCAGGACATGCGCCACGATACCGTACGAGGGGATAGTGGAAGAA GAAGTGGCGATAAGAACGGTCCCGATTCACCCTGCTCCTCCGATCCGAAAGACGAATGGACGAAGGCGGACCTGCGCGACTACAACCGCCGGTGGCCCTCGAAAGGACACACGTCCTCCTCGTCCCGGGACGTCAGCCCGTGGGACGAGGAAGGGCCGGACTATCGCAAACGCTCCTCGATGCACCCgtccggcggtggtggtgatccGTCGATGCGCCATCATCATCCGACGTCGGGCGAACGGTACCACCATCCCCGCATGCCGCCGCGCCGTATCAACTCGAACGATGAGGATTACGacgaggagctggtgaaggagCGCGGCCAGCAGCGGCGTCGCATGAAGAGTGGCGTCGGCTCTCGCAGCCGGGACAACTTTGAGGACGAGCACTGGTACCACGACCACCATGCCGGACCGACCTGGTCCTCCCCGACGGAGGACGAGGATGTGCGCGGTCCGCCCGGTGAGCGTGGGGAGCGTGGTTCGCGCTCGTTCGATCGGAACGCGTACGAGCGCAGCACGTACGGGCCACCGTACGAGAAGCGGGAGCCGAAAAGCTTGCCGCCCGCGTACGACCGGCGCGAGTACGGCAAGGGCTACGACAAGCGGAAGTACTACCGCGAGCGGGAGCCGTCGCGCGGTGGCAGCGGCGGTCGGTACGATTACGACCCGTACGGAGGCGATGGCGGGTATGGTGGCAGACGGGGGGCCGATTACGACGAGGGCGTGGTGTACGAGCGGCCGAGTCGGGACTCGCGCGCCGCCCGGGAATACTTTTACGAGCGCGAGCGCAAAAGCTTCGACCGGGAGAGCAACGAATCGTACGATAGCCGGGAGCGGCAGCGCAGCTTCGGGAGCGGGGACATCTACGGCAGCCTGGATAGTCGGGCGGAGTATCGCGAGCGGGACCGGTACCTGTCGCTGGACAAGAGCCGGTCGCTGAGGCGCGGCATGCGCAATGCGGGCAGTGCGCGGCTGGACCAGGAGCTGGACCAGGACTCGGAGGGGGATCTGATCGGTGGCATGATGGGTGGCAGTGGCCGGTCCGGGGGTGGGCTGCGTGATGCCGGTGGTAATAGTTTGCATCGCTCTAGTCAAAACATAGGccgcggtggcggcggcggttcgaagcagcagcagcagcaaatgatgatgatgctggatGATGATGTGTGGGGTGTGACGAAGGGCGGTGGCGGTGTCGGTTCCGCTGCCACCATGCCGTGGAAGCGACCGTCCAGCGCGACGGAGCAGCAGGAACAGCGACGCTACAACGAAGCGGGTGGACGAGGCGGCCGGGGAATGGGGCCCGTGGTCGGTGGCACTAGCTTGGCCGGTTCGGACGGCGAGAAGGATCGGCGGTTTCGCAAGAAGAGTCGATCGCGCGCCGACCGGAAGGAGATGGAGATGCGCACGAACTACGCCACGATGCGGTACCCGGTGCGATCGAAGGAGGATTACTTCGATTTCGACGCACCGGAGGGTGGCCGGGTTGGCGCTGGCGtagacgacgatgacgatgaggaCGATGAGGATGAGGTGCCGGCCGGTAAGCTGACGCTGCTGGACGACCCGCTGGACGAAGGTCCGGCGTATTACGGGCCCGGCCGGAGGGTGCCCCCTGGGGGACCGCTGCCGCCCGGCGTAGGCGGTGCTTACTACGGCAAATCGTCCACACCGCGCCAGGAGGGGCGCAGCCTGAACGATGCACTGATCGCACAAGAAGCGAAAAAGATGGCCCGGTACGAGTACGAAGAGGAGGCCCTTCGCCGCATGAAGAAAAGCAATAGCCGGGACCTGTACTTCGAGGGCGgcagtggcggcggtggcggcggtggcagtggTTATGGCAGTGTAACGCCACCGAAAAGCGCCGCCCAAAAGCAGCACAGCGTTGCGCCAGCCGGCCGTACGCCGCTCGACTTTGAGTTTGAGGAGTACGCGGATCCGGCTGGACCGTCGGCCGGTGGCGATGGGTTCGAGAGCGATTTTAACTCTCCGCCTACTGGCGGCACTGGTGGCGGCGGTCCCGGTGGCGCAGGGGGAAGAAGTGACGTGCCGAAGTCGTACCGCTTTTCGAGCGATTTCTCCAATGAAAAGGAGCGCACCCATTACGCACACGATCAGCCGCCGCCCGGTGGCTACCAACGGCCGCAGCAGCATTACAAAGCTCATGCCAGTTCCGGTGCCGGCTATGCCGATACGGGTGACTATCCTCAGCAAGCGCCAGCCTCATCGTCTGCGACACCGCCACCcggacatcatcatcagcatcatcgggAGCAGACAGCAGCGGTGGGCAGTGGGTCGAAGCTGCGGTTCAACGAGAATGTTACCGTGTCCAAGTTTGACGCGGAAGCAACCACCATGTTCGAGGACGATTTTGCTGGCCGGTCCGATGCGGAGCAGGATcccgacgacggtcagcagcagcagcagcagcagcagggttgGTCTGCAGCACGTATCACCACCAGTCCCGGTCCGGCAGCCGCACCAGCGACAAGCAATAACGGTAGTAACAAGAAGATATTAAAAACCTCTAGTCAAGCGGGGcaccatcaacagcagcaccagcagcaacaccagcaacagcagctatTTAATCAGGATAATATTCGCAAATCGGACAGTATTAACATTTTTGCCAAAAAGGTTGACGATCCCTTCGAGGATGATGATTTCTTTGCCTcctccggtggtggtggcagggGCGATCCATTCGGTGGCAGTGGTGCCGGCAACGGTGCCGATGCTGCTAACCACGGTGGAGGAGctaccgccaccgccaccggtgccggtgccggcGGGTGGGACAAAAACTTTGCCAACTTCGACGATAACATCTGA